In Electrophorus electricus isolate fEleEle1 chromosome 18, fEleEle1.pri, whole genome shotgun sequence, one genomic interval encodes:
- the lsm1 gene encoding U6 snRNA-associated Sm-like protein LSm1: protein MNYMPGTASLIEDIDKKHLVLLRDGRTLIGILRSIDQFANLVLHQTVERIHVGKKFGDIPRGIFVVRGENVVLLGEVDLDKECDQILQRVSIEEILEEQRMEQQAKLESERLKLQAVKERGLSMPKADTLDDF, encoded by the exons ATGAATTACATGCCGGGGACCGCCAGCCTCATCGAGGACATTGACA AAAAACACCTTGTTCTGCTCAGAGATGGGAGAACGTTAATTGGAATCCTAAGGAGCATAGATCAGTTTG ccaattTAGTTTTACATCAAACGGTGGAGCGTATCCATGTCGGCAAAAAATTCGGAGACATACCACGAGGGATATTCGTCGTTAGAGGAGAAAATGTTGTCCTGCTTGGAGAAGTA GACCTCGATAAAGAGTGTGACCAGATCCTGCAGAGAGTTTCCATCGAGGAGATTCTGGAGGAGCAGCGCATGGAGCAGCAGGCCAAGCTGGAGTCAGAGAGGCTGAAGCTCCAGGCAGTGAAGGAACGTGGCTTGTCCATGCCTAAAGCTGACACGCTGGATGACTTCTGA